AATCATTTTCTGCTTTTTTAACAGATTTTATTAATTTCTCATATGGATATGATAGATTTTCTATTCCAAATGCTACTTCACTATCTGTATCAACATTAAAAAATTGAGTCCTGGGATTTTGAAAAACAGAGCCGACTTTTTCTGCTATTTCATACATATTCATATTTGATATATTTTCATTATTAATACTTATATCTCCTTTTAATTCCCCATGATAGAAATGTGGAATCAAACCATTGATCAATCTGGTGATTGTAGTTTTTCCACAACCGCTTTTACCACATAGTAGAATACATTCTCCTTTTTTTATAGTTAGATTAATATCTTTTATTCCATTATCATCTTTTCCTTGATAAGAGAATGAAACATCTTTTAATTCAATCAAGATACTGCCTCCTTATAATACTATCGCTAACACAAGTAATGCAGTAAAGCAAATAGTGCACATAACATCTGCTATTGTAAAATGTATTTTCTGAACACACGTACGCAGCTTAGGATTCTCGATACCTCTTGTAACAGCCGCTGCTGATAATTCATCTGCTACTTTTGATGCTGACATCATAAGAGGTACATATACACATTCTATAGTTTGAAGTGGTGTAACTAGAAAACCTTTAATTGATGGTGATACATTTCTCATCTTCATAGCATCTTTTATACATCCAAAGTCCTCACCAACCATTGGAAAATATCTTAGCATTACAGTTAATGGAATCACTACACTTCTGGGCATATGAATACGATTCATTGCTGCCATGAATTCATTAACTTTTGTTGTAGAAATAATAATTCCACCAAGCATACCACATGGAAATATTTTTCTAATAAACATACAGAAACTTACAAGCATTATCTTTAGCGTTTTGACCAAATATATTGAGCTTAGTGACTGTATCAATAATATTATGAAATATGCAACCGACATTTTAAAAGTAAACCTATATGCTCCTGTAATCAAACCAAATATAATAATAAAGCAAGCAAGTATCACTTCTAATTTAATAGAACCTGCAAAAAAAACTGACAGATTACCAACTAATAATATATACAATTTGGTTCTTGGATCTATATGTATAAGTCCTTGTTTTTTCGAACTAGTTATAAACATTAAATTCATGCTGTTATTCCCGCTTTTTCAAATTGTTTTTTTAGTAGTCTTTTACCTAATAAAGCACTTATAAATGCAAGTAGCAGTGTTCCAATAACCATTGCTGGCAACATCCAATCCTTAGCTGTAGCAACCATTGTATCCATATAAGTCTGTTCTGTTCCTTTACCAACTAAATACTCGATATATTTACTCTGATTTATCCACAACATCATGTATGAACCAATAGGATTAAGAGAAAATATCATGAATCCTAGAATATTAAGTTTATTATTTTTGAACTTACCTGCACCTGATATCAGCTCTGCTACAATTGCAAGTATTATATATGCTACTGACCACAACCAGTACATACCAGTTACAAACATAAGTAATCCCATTAATATACCAAGTATTGTGATTGGTCCATGTTTTGGTACTTTAGCTATTAATAATAAATATACAGGACCAGTTAATAAAGCTACCGATGGTGGTAATAAGAATGTTAGTACTGGATTAGGTGCAAATAATATTCCTCCTATCATCGTTAATACGAAAAACAATGCAGAGAATATTCCTGTTACTACCAAATCTTTAATTGATAATTTTTGTTCTGAAAACCCTGTTACATTAGACATGTCAAATTCCTCCTTAGTTATTAATGCCTTCATTTTCCCTTATTGACAAAGTAAATAAGTTTTATTAAAATAGCAAATATGTATTAATATGCTGAAACTAAGTATACAACTGTGTAATCCAATTGACAATGATTATCAATCGCATTCGTCCGATCCTGTTAAACATTCGTCTAATTGTGATATTAAAGGAGGGTTTCTAATGGAAGATATCATTAAATGCATACATGAACCTTGTTTGAAAGAAAAAGGTTTTACACCCTATAAAAGTAATAAGTATAATTCTATGGGACAATGTTATAAAATTGATCCTAGGATAGGTCAAGGTTACTACTGGATCTATGCTCAAGATAATCTTTTCGCTATTGTCATTCATGATTTCTACTTCTATGAAGATTATCTGTTAGAATGTAAATTACCAGAATATCTCAGTATCACCTATTATGATTCTATTTCAGGTGAAGAACTGAACCCATATAAAAGATTTAGTGCTGGATGTGTCAAAGGCTATTGGAGCCATAATAATGCTTACCAAGCTCTTTTCCATAAAAATATTCCTATACGTTTGATTGGTATAGAAATTACCCCTGAATATTATGAAAACTACCTTAAGCAAAAATATCCTGGTGAATACATGAGTCCAAGGTCAGCTTTATTAAGTATTAATGAAGATACTAGTTTCCCTGAGCTAATACTGTTACTGAACCAATTAAGAAGTTATAAAGGAACTGGAATGGCTGCAAAATTATTCTATGAAGGTAAAGTTGCTGAAGCTATATCACTTATTGTAGAAAAATCGAAACTTATTAAACCAAAAGACATAAAAAGAATAACAAAGCAAGATTTAGAACACATACAAACCGTTACATCATATATCAACGATCATTATGCATATGACCTTCATTTAAAAAAGTTGTCTCAAATAGCTTGTATGGGAACAACTAAACTAAAATCAACATTTAAAGAGATACATAAATGTACCATTACAGAATATATCCAAAATAGACGTATGGGACAAGCAGAACATTTATTATCCAATACCGACCTTAGTATAGGTCAAGTAGCAAACATAGTAGGATATCACAGTGCAAGTCGTTTTTCTGAATTATTC
The sequence above is a segment of the Vallitalea longa genome. Coding sequences within it:
- a CDS encoding helix-turn-helix domain-containing protein, with amino-acid sequence MEDIIKCIHEPCLKEKGFTPYKSNKYNSMGQCYKIDPRIGQGYYWIYAQDNLFAIVIHDFYFYEDYLLECKLPEYLSITYYDSISGEELNPYKRFSAGCVKGYWSHNNAYQALFHKNIPIRLIGIEITPEYYENYLKQKYPGEYMSPRSALLSINEDTSFPELILLLNQLRSYKGTGMAAKLFYEGKVAEAISLIVEKSKLIKPKDIKRITKQDLEHIQTVTSYINDHYAYDLHLKKLSQIACMGTTKLKSTFKEIHKCTITEYIQNRRMGQAEHLLSNTDLSIGQVANIVGYHSASRFSELFKKSTGLLPRKYREFTLGKTN
- a CDS encoding MptD family putative ECF transporter S component codes for the protein MSNVTGFSEQKLSIKDLVVTGIFSALFFVLTMIGGILFAPNPVLTFLLPPSVALLTGPVYLLLIAKVPKHGPITILGILMGLLMFVTGMYWLWSVAYIILAIVAELISGAGKFKNNKLNILGFMIFSLNPIGSYMMLWINQSKYIEYLVGKGTEQTYMDTMVATAKDWMLPAMVIGTLLLAFISALLGKRLLKKQFEKAGITA
- a CDS encoding energy-coupling factor transporter transmembrane component T codes for the protein MNLMFITSSKKQGLIHIDPRTKLYILLVGNLSVFFAGSIKLEVILACFIIIFGLITGAYRFTFKMSVAYFIILLIQSLSSIYLVKTLKIMLVSFCMFIRKIFPCGMLGGIIISTTKVNEFMAAMNRIHMPRSVVIPLTVMLRYFPMVGEDFGCIKDAMKMRNVSPSIKGFLVTPLQTIECVYVPLMMSASKVADELSAAAVTRGIENPKLRTCVQKIHFTIADVMCTICFTALLVLAIVL